From Leopardus geoffroyi isolate Oge1 chromosome B4, O.geoffroyi_Oge1_pat1.0, whole genome shotgun sequence, a single genomic window includes:
- the LOC123592180 gene encoding casein kinase I isoform X4, whose protein sequence is MELRVGNKYRLGRKIGSGSFGDIYLGANIASGEEVAIKLECVKTKHPQLHIESKFYKMMQGGVGIPSIKWCGAEGDYNVMVMELLGPSLEDLFNFCSRKFSLKTVLLLADQMISRIEYIHSKNFIHRDVKPDNFLMGLGKKGNLVYIIDFGLAKKYRDARTHQHIPYRENKNLTGTARYASINTHLGIEQSRRDDLESLGYVLMYFNLGSLPWQGLKAATKRQKYERISEKKMSTPIEVLCKGYPSEFSTYLNFCRSLRFDDKPDYSYLRQLFRNLFHRQGFSYDYVFDWNMLKFGASSSQAQPRDSEAIALPCPRPCPCAGPTYPPSYWCPAPLGTQGPPDRPVEEVEELPPQNYWPVVWTPGPQF, encoded by the exons ATGGAGCTGCGTGTGGGGAACAAGTACCGCCTGGGACGGAAGATCGGGAGTGGGTCCTTTGGAGACATCTACCTGG GTGCCAACATCGCCTCTGGTGAAGAAGTTGCCATCAAGCTAGAGTGTGTGAAAACGAAGCACCCGCAGCTGCACATCGAGAGCAAGTTCTACAAGATGATGCAGGGGGGAG TGGGAATCCCGTCCATCAAGTGGTGCGGAGCCGAAGGTGACTACAACGTGATGGTCATGGAGCTGCTGGGGCCCAGCCTGGAGGACCTCTTCAACTTCTGCTCCCGCAAGTTCAGCCTCAAGACGGTGCTGCTCCTGGCCGACCAGATG atCAGCCGCATCGAGTACATCCACTCCAAGAACTTCATACACCGCGACGTCAAGCCCGACAACTTCCTCATGGGGTTGGGGAAGAAGGGCAACCTGGTGTACATCATCGACTTTGGCCTGGCCAAGAAATACCGGGACGCCCGCACCCACCAGCATATCCCCTACCGGGAAAACAAGAACTTGACTGGCACTGCCCGCTATGCCTCCATCAACACCCATCTGGGCATCG AGCAAAGCCGTCGAGACGACCTGGAGAGTCTGGGCTACGTGCTCATGTACTTCAACCTGGGCTCCCTGCCCTGGCAGGGCCTCAAAGCGGCCACCAAGCGCCAGAAGTACGAGCGCATCAGCGAGAAGAAGATGTCGACGCCCATCGAGGTCCTCTGCAAAGGCTACCCCT CCGAGTTCTCAACATACCTCAACTTCTGCCGCTCGCTGCGGTTCGACGACAAGCCCGACTACTCCTACCTGCGCCAGCTCTTCCGCAACCTCTTCCACAGGCAGGGCTTCTCCTACGACTACGTCTTCGACTGGAACATGCTCAAATTC GGGGCTTCCTCGAGCCAGGCTCAGCCCCGTGACAGCGAAGCTATTGcactgccctgcccccgcccctgtcCCTGTGCCGGGCCCACGTACCCACCCTCTTACTG gTGCCCGGCGCCCCTGGGCACCCAGGGCCCTCCAGATAGGCccgtggaggaggtggaggagctGCCCCCCCAAAACTACTGGCCCGTGGTCTGGACTCCAGGGCCCCAGTTCTGA
- the LOC123592180 gene encoding casein kinase I isoform X5: protein MELRVGNKYRLGRKIGSGSFGDIYLGANIASGEEVAIKLECVKTKHPQLHIESKFYKMMQGGVGIPSIKWCGAEGDYNVMVMELLGPSLEDLFNFCSRKFSLKTVLLLADQMISRIEYIHSKNFIHRDVKPDNFLMGLGKKGNLVYIIDFGLAKKYRDARTHQHIPYRENKNLTGTARYASINTHLGIEQSRRDDLESLGYVLMYFNLGSLPWQGLKAATKRQKYERISEKKMSTPIEVLCKGYPSEFSTYLNFCRSLRFDDKPDYSYLRQLFRNLFHRQGFSYDYVFDWNMLKFVPGAPGHPGPSR from the exons ATGGAGCTGCGTGTGGGGAACAAGTACCGCCTGGGACGGAAGATCGGGAGTGGGTCCTTTGGAGACATCTACCTGG GTGCCAACATCGCCTCTGGTGAAGAAGTTGCCATCAAGCTAGAGTGTGTGAAAACGAAGCACCCGCAGCTGCACATCGAGAGCAAGTTCTACAAGATGATGCAGGGGGGAG TGGGAATCCCGTCCATCAAGTGGTGCGGAGCCGAAGGTGACTACAACGTGATGGTCATGGAGCTGCTGGGGCCCAGCCTGGAGGACCTCTTCAACTTCTGCTCCCGCAAGTTCAGCCTCAAGACGGTGCTGCTCCTGGCCGACCAGATG atCAGCCGCATCGAGTACATCCACTCCAAGAACTTCATACACCGCGACGTCAAGCCCGACAACTTCCTCATGGGGTTGGGGAAGAAGGGCAACCTGGTGTACATCATCGACTTTGGCCTGGCCAAGAAATACCGGGACGCCCGCACCCACCAGCATATCCCCTACCGGGAAAACAAGAACTTGACTGGCACTGCCCGCTATGCCTCCATCAACACCCATCTGGGCATCG AGCAAAGCCGTCGAGACGACCTGGAGAGTCTGGGCTACGTGCTCATGTACTTCAACCTGGGCTCCCTGCCCTGGCAGGGCCTCAAAGCGGCCACCAAGCGCCAGAAGTACGAGCGCATCAGCGAGAAGAAGATGTCGACGCCCATCGAGGTCCTCTGCAAAGGCTACCCCT CCGAGTTCTCAACATACCTCAACTTCTGCCGCTCGCTGCGGTTCGACGACAAGCCCGACTACTCCTACCTGCGCCAGCTCTTCCGCAACCTCTTCCACAGGCAGGGCTTCTCCTACGACTACGTCTTCGACTGGAACATGCTCAAATTC gTGCCCGGCGCCCCTGGGCACCCAGGGCCCTCCAGATAG
- the LOC123592180 gene encoding casein kinase I isoform X1, whose product MELRVGNKYRLGRKIGSGSFGDIYLGANIASGEEVAIKLECVKTKHPQLHIESKFYKMMQGGVGIPSIKWCGAEGDYNVMVMELLGPSLEDLFNFCSRKFSLKTVLLLADQMISRIEYIHSKNFIHRDVKPDNFLMGLGKKGNLVYIIDFGLAKKYRDARTHQHIPYRENKNLTGTARYASINTHLGIEQSRRDDLESLGYVLMYFNLGSLPWQGLKAATKRQKYERISEKKMSTPIEVLCKGYPSEFSTYLNFCRSLRFDDKPDYSYLRQLFRNLFHRQGFSYDYVFDWNMLKFVSHVEAKAGLGDWTGKALTHEAKVTQWRAGLPRNGSYELDSASDLAGVLKSPRPPRSGLICADGTCRCGQQGPGRAPPPTRPKRTWLGLESLLGALGGAWVALAGPPAVLIVAYTTLLLFCTSQAAAFTVAPLASLDPFIVVSFFLVMGPWVLLGGCSVSLS is encoded by the exons ATGGAGCTGCGTGTGGGGAACAAGTACCGCCTGGGACGGAAGATCGGGAGTGGGTCCTTTGGAGACATCTACCTGG GTGCCAACATCGCCTCTGGTGAAGAAGTTGCCATCAAGCTAGAGTGTGTGAAAACGAAGCACCCGCAGCTGCACATCGAGAGCAAGTTCTACAAGATGATGCAGGGGGGAG TGGGAATCCCGTCCATCAAGTGGTGCGGAGCCGAAGGTGACTACAACGTGATGGTCATGGAGCTGCTGGGGCCCAGCCTGGAGGACCTCTTCAACTTCTGCTCCCGCAAGTTCAGCCTCAAGACGGTGCTGCTCCTGGCCGACCAGATG atCAGCCGCATCGAGTACATCCACTCCAAGAACTTCATACACCGCGACGTCAAGCCCGACAACTTCCTCATGGGGTTGGGGAAGAAGGGCAACCTGGTGTACATCATCGACTTTGGCCTGGCCAAGAAATACCGGGACGCCCGCACCCACCAGCATATCCCCTACCGGGAAAACAAGAACTTGACTGGCACTGCCCGCTATGCCTCCATCAACACCCATCTGGGCATCG AGCAAAGCCGTCGAGACGACCTGGAGAGTCTGGGCTACGTGCTCATGTACTTCAACCTGGGCTCCCTGCCCTGGCAGGGCCTCAAAGCGGCCACCAAGCGCCAGAAGTACGAGCGCATCAGCGAGAAGAAGATGTCGACGCCCATCGAGGTCCTCTGCAAAGGCTACCCCT CCGAGTTCTCAACATACCTCAACTTCTGCCGCTCGCTGCGGTTCGACGACAAGCCCGACTACTCCTACCTGCGCCAGCTCTTCCGCAACCTCTTCCACAGGCAGGGCTTCTCCTACGACTACGTCTTCGACTGGAACATGCTCAAATTCGTGAGTCACGTGGAGGCCAAGGCGGGCTTGGGGGACTGGACGGGGAAGGCCCTGACTCACGAGGCCAAAGTGACCCAGTGGCGGGCGGGGCTCCCGAGAAACGGGAGCTATGAGCTGGACAGCGCAAGCGACCTCGCTGGGGTCCTGAAGTCCCCGCGGCCCCCCCGCTCCGGCCTcatctgtgctgacggcacgtgCCGCTGTGGTCAGCAGGGCCCGGGCAGGGCTCCACCGCCCACCAGACCCAAGAGGACCTGGCTGGGCCTCGAGTCCCTCCTGGGTGCTCTCGGTGGGGCGTGGGTGGCGCTGGCGGGCCCCCCCGCTGTCCTCATTGTCGCCTACACCACCCTGCTCTTGTTCTGCACGTCCCAGGCGGCTGCCTTCACCGTGGCCCCTCTGGCCAGCCTGGACCCATTCAttgtggtttctttcttcctggtcATGGGACCCTGGGTGTTGCTAGGcggctgctctgtctccctctcttaa